A part of Campylobacter concisus genomic DNA contains:
- a CDS encoding ATPase P translates to MPLKVKLNIAGMSCVNCSNAIEKVSKKIDGVLEANVNFANASGEFVLKDASVREVLEQKIKKLGYFVATNIDEFEAKRDEHITAIRNKFIFAFLASMVIMALEMFVRPSVVVNLAILALGFLVLAFSGKDFFAHAIEAVKNKNYDMNVLVALGSGSAFLYSLFVVIFSDFIPDDLKNVYVSGAAMIIAFVLLGKYLEERSKAKAGDYLKTLLKISPKTAFLVMPDGHSKEVNVNELKAGDIVIVKNGYNIPSDGVIVQGGAEIDASMLTGESLPVYKEVGDGVFAGTLNTNGYISVKVTKSSYESLLSQILNLLSDASSKKMPIGRLADKIANIFVPSVVAISVLTFLIWIIFSGNFAYAISSAICVLIISCPCALGLATPIAIVSSLARGAKAGILVKNPEVLELIKDAKFVAFDKTGTLSKGQISVKSSNLSEQDLALIASAENLSEHLISKAIVRYAKQKCIDLQKLNGKFQNVVGQGIIYEDENNQIIIGNEKLLLANEVSLNPDESNAIKEATNDGSGVILCAINKKFVGFLTLSDELKDEASDVINELTGLNLQSVILSGDDEKVVASIAKKLNVSKYHANMLPEDKFNEIKELTNHGGVIFVGDGVNDSPSLKEASVGIAMNSGSDIAKGAGDIVLVKNDLRGVTGLVRLANATMANIKENLFWAFMYNAICIPVAAGVLYPVFGLLLSPVYGSMAMCLSSVTVVLNALRLRYLRLKD, encoded by the coding sequence ATGCCTTTAAAAGTCAAGCTAAATATAGCGGGAATGAGCTGCGTAAATTGCTCAAACGCTATCGAGAAAGTTTCTAAAAAGATAGATGGGGTGCTTGAAGCAAATGTAAATTTTGCAAATGCAAGCGGCGAATTTGTCCTAAAAGACGCTAGCGTGCGTGAAGTTTTAGAGCAAAAGATAAAGAAGCTTGGCTATTTTGTGGCGACAAATATTGATGAATTTGAAGCCAAAAGAGACGAGCATATAACTGCGATCAGAAATAAATTTATATTTGCATTTCTAGCGAGCATGGTCATCATGGCGCTTGAGATGTTTGTAAGGCCTAGCGTGGTTGTAAATTTAGCCATTTTAGCGCTTGGCTTTTTGGTGCTAGCTTTTAGTGGCAAAGACTTCTTTGCTCACGCCATAGAGGCTGTTAAAAACAAAAACTACGATATGAACGTGCTTGTAGCTCTTGGAAGCGGCAGTGCATTTTTATACTCGCTTTTTGTTGTGATCTTTTCAGATTTCATCCCAGATGATCTAAAAAATGTCTATGTCTCGGGCGCAGCGATGATAATAGCCTTTGTTTTGCTAGGTAAGTATCTTGAAGAGCGCTCAAAGGCAAAGGCAGGCGACTACCTAAAGACGCTACTTAAAATTTCGCCAAAGACCGCCTTTTTGGTCATGCCAGATGGACATAGTAAAGAGGTAAATGTAAATGAGCTAAAAGCAGGCGACATCGTCATCGTAAAAAATGGCTACAACATTCCAAGTGATGGCGTGATAGTTCAAGGTGGCGCTGAGATAGATGCTTCTATGCTTACAGGAGAGAGCTTGCCAGTTTATAAAGAGGTGGGAGATGGCGTATTTGCCGGCACTCTAAACACAAATGGCTACATAAGCGTCAAGGTGACAAAGAGCTCTTACGAGAGCTTGCTATCTCAAATTTTAAACCTACTAAGCGACGCTAGCTCTAAAAAGATGCCTATCGGACGGCTGGCTGACAAGATAGCAAACATCTTTGTGCCAAGTGTCGTGGCGATCTCAGTTCTTACATTTTTAATATGGATAATTTTTAGTGGAAATTTCGCCTATGCGATCTCTAGCGCGATCTGCGTTTTAATAATCTCATGTCCATGCGCTCTTGGACTTGCTACGCCAATAGCAATAGTAAGCTCGCTTGCACGTGGTGCAAAAGCTGGAATTTTAGTAAAAAATCCAGAAGTTTTAGAGCTAATAAAAGATGCTAAATTCGTAGCATTTGACAAAACAGGCACACTTAGTAAAGGGCAAATCAGCGTCAAAAGCTCAAATTTAAGCGAGCAAGATTTAGCTCTTATCGCTTCTGCTGAAAATTTAAGTGAGCATCTCATCTCAAAAGCTATCGTTAGATATGCAAAGCAAAAATGTATAGATTTACAAAAGCTAAATGGAAAATTTCAAAATGTTGTCGGGCAAGGCATCATCTATGAGGATGAGAATAATCAGATAATAATCGGAAACGAAAAGCTGCTTTTGGCAAATGAAGTAAGTTTAAATCCGGATGAAAGTAACGCTATAAAAGAGGCTACAAACGATGGAAGCGGCGTCATACTTTGTGCTATAAATAAAAAATTTGTTGGTTTTTTAACGCTTAGTGATGAGCTAAAAGACGAGGCAAGCGATGTTATAAACGAGCTTACAGGTCTAAATTTACAAAGTGTGATCCTTTCAGGCGATGATGAGAAGGTGGTTGCAAGTATTGCCAAGAAGCTAAATGTGAGTAAATATCACGCAAATATGCTGCCTGAAGATAAATTTAATGAGATAAAAGAGCTTACAAATCATGGTGGCGTTATCTTTGTTGGAGATGGCGTAAACGACTCACCATCACTTAAAGAAGCAAGTGTTGGTATCGCTATGAACTCGGGCTCAGATATCGCAAAGGGTGCCGGAGATATCGTGCTTGTTAAAAATGATTTGCGTGGAGTGACTGGACTAGTTAGATTAGCAAATGCTACTATGGCAAACATAAAAGAAAATTTATTTTGGGCGTTTATGTATAACGCGATTTGTATCCCGGTGGCTGCAGGCGTGCTCTACCCTGTCTTTGGGCTACTTTTAAGCCCAGTTTATGGCTCAATGGCGATGTGTCTTAGCTCTGTTACTGTCGTTTTAAACGCACTTAGACTTAGATATCTACGACTTAAGGATTAA
- a CDS encoding oxidoreductase, with the protein MKLGELYSVVAAALAANFSGILDVSSFMRIKKTNAWITQTNSEANKKGNELYTKFIKDESSAALCDDFVILKSKFEASYYFSSARDDLAQFYKAINFQPKMGEVDSISNQLILIANILKSEASNESMKLLAAFSVSFFLPYAKQLSRDIQKDATSNFYKSMGYFLEDFCLVLETIIGKA; encoded by the coding sequence TTGAAACTTGGAGAACTTTATAGCGTTGTAGCGGCTGCGCTTGCTGCAAATTTTAGTGGCATTTTGGATGTTTCATCTTTTATGCGTATCAAAAAGACAAATGCGTGGATAACGCAGACTAATAGCGAAGCAAATAAAAAAGGCAATGAACTTTATACCAAATTTATTAAAGATGAAAGTAGTGCTGCTTTATGTGACGATTTTGTCATTTTAAAGTCAAAATTTGAGGCAAGTTACTATTTTTCTTCTGCAAGAGATGATCTAGCTCAATTTTATAAGGCTATAAATTTTCAGCCAAAGATGGGCGAGGTTGATAGCATCTCAAATCAGCTAATTTTAATAGCAAATATTTTAAAAAGCGAAGCATCTAATGAGTCTATGAAACTTCTTGCAGCTTTTAGTGTCTCATTTTTCTTGCCTTATGCTAAACAGCTTTCAAGAGATATCCAAAAAGACGCAACTAGCAATTTTTATAAATCAATGGGATATTTTTTAGAGGATTTTTGCTTAGTTTTAGAAACTATTATTGGTAAGGCTTAG